Proteins co-encoded in one Waddlia chondrophila WSU 86-1044 genomic window:
- a CDS encoding S8 family peptidase — protein sequence MKKFFLIFIIALSMGFPHAYGEEHRYIVKFKSNSKTKRTASPITDAPKGHVIRSLKNGYVINLNEALDIKSILEDKEVESVEQDRLMHLIEPTSIIPVKSNIENEEKIPNGVKRIKADTGDIYPEMTVAVIDTGVDPNIPDIDVVLGINFINSSKAQTDDNGHGTHVAGTIAAKINGRGVVGVAPGTKVIALKVLDAKGSGWMSDIIAAIEWVTEHADQIDVVNMSLGDLGNGTFMHEAIQKSVNKGIVYVVAAGNSSMDIYGHNRNYFKGSNFFPASYPEVMTVSAMTDTDGKPGGNGPKSSYGELDDTLAWFSNFSTAVHPDNPVYSPGAGIDLAAPGVDILSNAPGDKLMKMSGTSMACPHAAGAVIRFISEYGEEYMENGKKDAQFVYKIRQALIDIAQPQEEWNDNHDASDPDSNHEGLLQVP from the coding sequence TAATTTTTATCATCGCTTTATCGATGGGATTCCCGCATGCTTACGGGGAAGAGCACCGATACATCGTCAAATTCAAAAGCAATTCTAAAACTAAAAGAACAGCCAGTCCCATAACTGACGCTCCCAAAGGACACGTGATCCGCTCTCTTAAAAATGGATACGTGATCAATCTCAACGAAGCTTTAGACATAAAATCGATTCTTGAAGACAAGGAAGTGGAATCGGTCGAACAAGACCGCCTCATGCACCTGATCGAACCGACCAGCATAATTCCTGTTAAATCCAACATTGAAAATGAAGAAAAAATCCCAAACGGAGTCAAACGGATCAAAGCAGACACAGGAGACATCTACCCCGAAATGACTGTTGCTGTCATCGACACAGGCGTTGATCCGAATATCCCAGATATCGACGTGGTCTTAGGAATTAACTTCATTAATTCTTCTAAGGCGCAAACAGATGACAACGGACACGGTACGCATGTTGCCGGTACAATCGCTGCTAAAATCAATGGACGCGGAGTCGTTGGAGTCGCTCCCGGCACAAAAGTAATTGCCCTTAAAGTTCTTGACGCTAAAGGATCCGGCTGGATGTCAGACATCATCGCAGCTATCGAGTGGGTAACTGAACACGCAGATCAGATCGATGTGGTCAATATGAGCTTGGGCGACTTAGGAAATGGCACTTTTATGCATGAAGCGATCCAAAAAAGCGTCAACAAAGGCATCGTCTACGTAGTCGCTGCAGGCAACAGCAGCATGGATATCTACGGCCATAACAGAAATTATTTCAAAGGAAGCAACTTTTTCCCTGCCTCTTATCCTGAAGTGATGACTGTTTCCGCTATGACTGACACAGATGGGAAGCCCGGCGGAAATGGACCAAAGAGTTCATACGGAGAATTGGATGACACACTTGCCTGGTTTTCCAATTTCAGCACAGCTGTTCATCCCGATAATCCAGTCTATTCACCTGGAGCCGGAATTGATTTAGCAGCTCCAGGTGTGGACATTCTATCGAATGCTCCAGGCGATAAACTTATGAAAATGAGTGGAACCAGCATGGCTTGCCCACATGCCGCAGGCGCCGTAATTCGCTTCATTTCAGAGTATGGAGAAGAGTATATGGAAAACGGTAAAAAGGACGCACAATTTGTCTACAAAATCCGTCAAGCATTGATCGATATTGCTCAGCCTCAGGAAGAGTGGAATGACAATCACGATGCTAGCGATCCCGATTCAAATCACGAAGGGCTCCTCCAGGTTCCTTGA